Proteins encoded within one genomic window of Xylophilus sp. GOD-11R:
- a CDS encoding MarR family transcriptional regulator, whose amino-acid sequence MNQRDQTPPAAPADIPVFCRVGALDDSVGYLMRRVVTLVSAEIERRMEPLGLTDAQWKPLLRLFATGDSTVAALARGCHLDAGAMTRLLDRLEAKNLCRRIRSVEDRRVVNLELTDEGREAARQIPDLVAEVQAIAATGFDQEEFDQLKSYLQRLLVNVLPFGGDGEAGASRSSPSVSIPEGAKK is encoded by the coding sequence ATGAATCAACGTGATCAGACCCCACCCGCCGCTCCTGCGGACATTCCCGTTTTCTGCAGGGTCGGCGCGCTGGATGATTCGGTGGGTTATCTGATGCGGCGCGTCGTCACGTTGGTGAGCGCCGAAATCGAGCGGCGCATGGAGCCGCTTGGGTTGACCGATGCGCAGTGGAAGCCGCTGCTGCGCCTGTTCGCCACCGGCGATTCCACCGTGGCCGCGCTGGCCCGGGGTTGCCATCTCGATGCCGGCGCCATGACCCGCCTGCTCGACCGGCTGGAGGCCAAGAACCTCTGCCGTCGCATTCGTTCGGTCGAAGACCGGCGGGTGGTCAATCTGGAGCTCACTGACGAGGGCCGCGAGGCCGCCCGGCAGATTCCGGACCTGGTAGCCGAAGTCCAGGCGATCGCCGCGACCGGTTTCGATCAGGAAGAGTTCGATCAGCTCAAGAGCTACCTCCAGCGGCTGCTGGTCAACGTGCTTCCATTCGGCGGTGACGGCGAGGCCGGCGCCTCGCGTTCATCGCCATCCGTTTCCATTCCTGAGGGGGCTAAAAAATGA
- a CDS encoding efflux transporter outer membrane subunit: MNDNNTSSNRTGGGRGAALYLGTLVLALGLTACANMAGIAPQAQLRDGASLGLPSAATGTPDLFADAAMASDWWRGFGDERLDDLVSQAIADSPSLKSAEARLQRAQAAADTTRAADGPQLNGSLDATRQHFSSNGIYPAPLGGGTFNIGTARLAGSYEFDFFGKNRAALESALGTANAAKADAQAARLLLACNVARNYFQLARLQAQLEVAERTLAQRQETLGLVRDRVTAGLDTRLEERQSQAGIPEARQQIEALHEQIAIARNAIGALVGQPRGMQDLEATPLASYRDIDLPSTLPADLLGRRADVAAARWRVEAAAKTIDVAKTEFYPNVNLTAFVGLNSLGFDNLVQGSSREWGVGPAIRLPIFDSGRLRANLRGRTADYDAAVESYNGAVIDAVHEAADQAASARSIELQQTQQKDAQAAAEAAYDIARQRYRAGLGTYLNVLTSENAVLSQRRLAVDLAARRLDTQVSLIRALGGGYTPETTVASVATAVQR, translated from the coding sequence ATGAATGACAACAACACCTCGTCCAACCGTACCGGTGGTGGCCGCGGCGCTGCGCTCTATCTGGGCACGCTGGTGCTGGCGCTGGGGCTCACGGCCTGCGCCAACATGGCCGGCATCGCGCCACAGGCGCAATTGCGCGACGGCGCATCGCTCGGCCTGCCATCGGCGGCTACCGGCACGCCCGACCTGTTCGCCGATGCCGCGATGGCGTCGGACTGGTGGCGCGGTTTCGGCGACGAACGGCTCGACGACCTGGTCAGCCAGGCCATCGCCGACAGTCCCAGCCTGAAATCGGCCGAGGCCCGCCTGCAGCGTGCGCAGGCCGCGGCCGACACCACCCGCGCCGCCGACGGTCCGCAGCTCAACGGCAGCCTGGATGCCACCCGCCAGCATTTCAGCTCCAACGGCATTTATCCCGCGCCACTGGGCGGCGGCACCTTCAACATCGGCACCGCACGCCTGGCCGGCAGCTACGAATTCGACTTCTTCGGCAAGAACCGCGCGGCGCTCGAGTCGGCGCTCGGCACCGCCAACGCCGCCAAGGCCGACGCGCAGGCCGCCCGGCTGCTGCTGGCCTGCAACGTGGCTCGCAACTACTTCCAGCTGGCGCGCCTTCAGGCCCAGCTCGAAGTGGCCGAACGCACGCTCGCACAGCGTCAGGAAACCCTGGGCCTGGTACGTGACCGCGTCACCGCAGGCCTCGATACTCGTCTGGAAGAACGCCAGAGCCAGGCCGGCATTCCCGAAGCCCGCCAGCAGATCGAAGCGCTGCACGAGCAGATCGCGATCGCCCGCAACGCCATCGGCGCCCTGGTCGGCCAGCCGCGCGGCATGCAGGACCTGGAGGCGACGCCCCTGGCCAGCTATCGCGACATCGACCTGCCATCGACGCTGCCGGCCGACCTGCTGGGCCGCCGGGCCGACGTCGCCGCCGCCCGCTGGCGTGTCGAAGCCGCCGCCAAGACGATCGACGTCGCCAAGACCGAGTTCTATCCCAACGTCAACCTGACAGCCTTCGTCGGCCTCAACAGCCTGGGCTTCGACAACCTGGTGCAGGGTTCGAGCCGCGAATGGGGAGTGGGCCCGGCGATCCGCCTGCCGATCTTCGATTCGGGCCGGCTGCGCGCCAACCTGCGCGGCCGCACCGCCGACTACGACGCGGCGGTGGAGAGCTACAACGGCGCGGTGATCGACGCCGTGCACGAAGCCGCCGACCAGGCCGCATCGGCTCGCTCGATCGAGCTGCAGCAAACCCAGCAGAAAGACGCCCAGGCCGCCGCCGAAGCCGCCTACGACATCGCCCGCCAACGCTATCGCGCCGGGCTAGGCACCTATCTCAACGTGCTGACTTCCGAGAACGCGGTGCTGTCTCAGCGCCGCCTGGCGGTCGATCTCGCCGCCCGCCGGCTCGACACGCAGGTCAGCCTGATCCGCGCACTCGGCGGTGGCTACACCCCCGAGACCACCGTCGCCTCGGTCGCGACGGCCGTGCAGCGCTGA